A genomic segment from Triticum dicoccoides isolate Atlit2015 ecotype Zavitan chromosome 1A, WEW_v2.0, whole genome shotgun sequence encodes:
- the LOC119288940 gene encoding flap endonuclease 1-A, producing the protein MGVKGLTKLLADNAPKSMREQKFESYFGRRIAVDASMCIYQFLIVVGRTGMETLTNEAGDVTSHLQGMFSRTIRLLEAGIKPVYVFDGKPPEMKKDELLKRHAKRNEATEGLTKAVEAGDTDAIEKFSKRTVKVTKQHNDDCKRLLRLMGVPVVEAPCEAESQCAALCKNDKVYAVASEDMDSLTFGATRFVRHLMDPSSRKIPVMEFEVAKILEELEFTMDQFIDLCILCGCDYCDSIKGIGGLTALKLIRQHGSIEGILENINKDKYQIPEDWPYQEARRMFKEPDVTLDIPELKWTAPDEEGLVNFLVKENGFNQDRVTKAIEKIKSAKNKSSQGRLESFFKPTVSTSVPLKRKETAEKPASAAASKKTKSTRGRKK; encoded by the exons ATGGGAGTCAAG GGTTTGACGAAGCTGCTGGCGGACAACGCGCCCAAGTCGATGAGGGAGCAGAAGTTCGAGAGCTACTTCGGCCGCCGCATCGCCGTCGACGCCAGCATGTGCATCTACCAGTTCCTC ATTGTAGTTGGAAGGACAGGGATGGAAACCCTTACAAACGAAGCCGGCGATGTCACCAG TCATTTGCAAGGCATGTTCAGCCGGACAATAAGGTTGCTCGAGGCAGGAATTAAACCAGT ATATGTTTTTGATGGCAAGCCTCCTGAAATGAAGAAGGACGAGCTTTTAAAAAG ACACGCAAAGAGGAATGAAGCAACAGAAGGGCTGACGAAGGCAGTAGAG GCAGGAGATACGGATGCAATTGAAAAATTCAGCAAGAGAACTGTAAAG GTCACGAAGCAGCACAATGATGATTGTAAGCGTCTACTAAGACTGATGGGTGTTCCTGTTGTGGAG GCTCCTTGTGAAGCAGAATCACAATGTGCTGCCCTTTGCAAGAATGACAAG GTGTATGCTGTTGCATCCGAAGATATGGACTCACTTACTTTTGGAGCTACACGGTTTGTTCGTCATTTGATGGATCCAAGTTCCAGGAAAATACCTGTTATGGAATTTGAAGTTGCGAAA ATTCTTGAGGAGCTTGAATTCACTATGGACCAATTCATTGACTTGTGCATCCTCTGTGGATGTGACTACTGTGATAGCATTAAAG GCATTGGTGGTCTTACAGCTCTGAAGCTCATTCGTCAGCACGGGTCCATTGAGGGCATTCTGGAAAATATTAATAAAGACAA ATATCAAATTCCTGAGGACTGGCCTTATCAAGAAGCTCGGCGCATGTTCAAGGAACCCGATGTAACACTGGATATTCCCGAGCTCAAATGGACTGCACCTGATGAGGAG GGCCTCGTGAACTTTCTGGTGAAAGAAAATGGTTTCAATCAAGATCGTGTGACAAAG GCCATAGAGAAGATTAAATCGGCGAAGAATAAATCATCCCAAGGAAG GCTCGAGTCATTTTTCAAGCCAACTGTTAGCACATCAGTGCCATTGAAGCGGAAG
- the LOC119288949 gene encoding uncharacterized protein At4g29660-like — protein sequence MASRLWRWYADRQFHKWEKTVLWDMVEPYRPPRSFAPLVGTYVAAFYTAIVGAAVTEQLYKEKYWEDHPGEAVPIMPPMFYWGPWRVVNGEVPRFIQTPEEAKPA from the exons ATGGCGAGCCGGCTGTGGAGGTGGTACGCGGACCGGCAGTTCCACAAGTGGGAGAAGACGGTGCTGTGGGACATGGTGGAGCCCTACCGCCCGCCGCGCTCCTTCGCGCCGCTCGTCGGCACCTACGTCGCCGCCTTCTACACCGCCATCGTCGGCGCCGCCGTCACCGAGCAGCTCTACAAG GAGAAGTACTGGGAGGATCACCCGGGCGAGGCGGTGCCGATCATGCCGCCCATGTTCTACTGGGGGCCATGGAGGGTGGTGAACGGAGAGGTTCCCCGCTTCATCCAGACGCCCGAGGAAGCTAAGCCGGCATAG
- the LOC119288959 gene encoding chaperonin CPN60-like 2, mitochondrial, giving the protein MYRAAAAAISRSSSSALRRQLARGGGGEQRQWARGYAAKEVTFGVGARAAMLRGVNDLADAVKVTMGPKGRNVVIERPNRSPKVTKDGVTVAKSIEFEDSAKNVGASLVKQVADATNKAAGDGTTCATVLTQAILTEGCKAVAAGVNVMDLRKGINKAISAVTAHLKSKAWMIDSPDEINQVATISANGEKEIGDLISKAMGIVGKDGVITIADGKTLDNELEAVQGMKLTRGYISPYFVTDHKTQKCELKDPLILIHDKKISNMNSLLPAVQISIQNRRPLLIFAEDVDGEALSMLVLNKHRAGLKICAVKAPGFGENRRANLDDMAVLTGGQVISEDQGLDLDKVELQMLGTAKKVTVSLDDTIILDGGGERQQIEERCQQLRESLENSTSMFDKEKAQERLSKLSGGVAILKIGGASEAEVGEKKDRVTDALNAARAAVEEGIVPGGGVALLYATKELDNISTSHEDEKIGVQIIKNALKAPLMTIAANAGIDGAIVIGKLLEQDNLSLGYDAAKGEYVDMIKAGIIDPVKVIRTALQDAASVSLLMTTTEAAVAELPSTKARIASRMPDMSGMGF; this is encoded by the exons ATGTACCGGGCGGCGGCCGCGGCCATTTCGCGGTCCTCCTCCTCGGCGCTGCGGCGGCAGctcgcgcgcggcggcggcggggagcagcggCAGTGGGCGCGCGGGTACGCGGCGAAGGAGGTCACCTTCGGCGTCGGCGCGCGCGCCGCCATGCTGCGGGGCGTCAACGACCTCGCGGACGCCGTCAAGGTCACCATGGGCCCCAAG GGCCGCAATGTGGTTATCGAGAGACCGAACAGATCCCCCAAGGTCACCAAGGACGGGGTCACCGTTGCCAAGAGCATAGAGTTCGAGGACAGCGCCAAGAATGTTGGGGCGAGCCTGGTGAAGCAGGTCGCCGATGCCACTAACAAGGCAGCAGGAGATG GTACCACTTGTGCAACTGTGCTTACACAGGCAATTCTCACGGAAGGATGCAAGGCTGTGGCAGCAGGGGTCAATGTTATGGATTTGCGGAAAGGCATAAACAAGGCTATAAGCGCCGTCACTGCTCACCTCAAAAGTAAAGCATGGATGATTGATTCCCCAGATGAAATAAACCAG GTAGCTACAATTTCTGCAAATGGCGAAAAGGAAATTGGAGATCTGATATCAAAAGCTATGGGAATAGTTGGAAAGGATGGCGTCATTACTATTGCT GATGGCAAAACATTGGATAATGAGCTTGAAGCAGTCCAGGGAATGAAGTTGACTAGAGGCTACATATCCCCTTACTTTGTAACTGATCACAAGACTCAGAAATGT GAGTTGAAAGATCCTCTGATTCTTATTCATGACAAGAAAATCTCAAACATGAATTCACTTCTTCCAGCAGTGCAAATTTCTATCCAG AACCGCAGACCTCTTCTCATTTTTGCTGAGGATGTAGATGGAGAAGCTCTATCAATGCTTGTACTGAACAAGCATCGTGCTGGACTCAAG ATATGTGCTGTCAAAGCTCCTGGATTTGGTGAAAACAGAAGGGCCAATCTGGATGATATGGCTGTTTTAACAGGAGGGCAG GTTATTAGCGAGGATCAAGGTCTTGATCTTGATAAAGTTGAACTACAAATGCTCGGCACAGCTAAGAAG GTTACTGTATCTCTTGATGACACTATCATTCTAGATGGTGGAGGTGAAAGGCAACAGATAGAAGAGAGGTGTCAACAG CTTAGAGAATCACTTGAGAACAGCACCTCCATGTTCGACAAAGAAAAGGCTCAAGAGCGTTTATCAAAATTATCTGGAGGCGTTGCTATTCTTAAG ATTGGTGGAGCTAGTGAAGCTGAAGTTGGTGAGAAAAAAGACAGGGTAACAGATGCTCTAAATGCTGCAAGGGCTGCTGTGGAGGAGGGTATTGTTCCAG GTGGTGGAGTTGCACTTTTATATGCCACCAAGGAGCTTGACAATATTAGCACATCGCATGAGGATGAAAAGATTGGAGTTCAGATTATCAAGAATGCTTTGAAG GCCCCTCTGATGACCATAGCTGCAAATGCCGGCATCGATGGTGCCATAGTTATTGGGAAGCTACTGGAACAAGATAATCTTAGTCTGGGCTATGACGCAGCAAAAG GGGAGTATGTTGACATGATCAAGGCTGGTATCATCGACCCCGTGAAGGTGATTCGAACTGCACTTCAAGATGCAGCAAG CGTTTCTCTGCTGATGACAACCACAGAGGCTGCAGTCGCTGAGCTCCCGTCGACAAAAGCCAGAATTGCCAGTCGCATGCCGGACATGAGCGGAATGGGCTTCTGA